In a single window of the Ignavibacteria bacterium genome:
- the rpoN gene encoding RNA polymerase factor sigma-54, with translation MLKNSQGQVLQQKLSPQAIQAQLLLAIPTIALEQEIKKQLEDNPVLEDGIDSDDKAETLPEDSYETESWNSYPERSSYNSSFSGTDEERTDYLLNKQGKQKETPLEQVYRMGLSSGELIIAEEILGNLEDDGYLRISLEEIKEDIAEKYSAETDIAEIEHVLNIVQNLDPPGIAARNLQECLSIQLKDLSNGLDDNDRELCLKMINEHFEEFKLKHFEKLAKLLNVNLEKINELFEIIHRLNPAPGKQDTAADYIIPDFIVREVDGNLIVELTGSSKPGIKISKKYMEMLKDKSTGKDTRDFLKNKVESARWFINAIESRRETMLKIMNAIVNRQMEFFTSHGENLKPMFEKDIAEDINMDISTVSRVVRGKYVQTDFGIFDLKYFFSAAMKTESGEDVSNRIYMDKIRELVEKEDKSKPLSDEKIAELMNNEGFNLARRTVAKYRENMKIPKATLRRKIILN, from the coding sequence ATGTTAAAAAATTCACAGGGACAGGTATTACAGCAAAAACTTTCACCGCAGGCAATACAGGCGCAGCTTCTGCTTGCTATACCTACTATTGCGCTTGAGCAGGAAATTAAAAAACAGCTTGAAGATAATCCCGTACTCGAAGACGGAATCGATTCAGATGATAAAGCAGAAACTTTGCCTGAAGATAGTTACGAAACCGAAAGCTGGAATTCATATCCTGAGCGAAGCAGCTACAACAGCAGCTTTTCAGGAACTGATGAAGAAAGAACCGATTACCTGTTAAATAAACAGGGCAAGCAGAAGGAAACACCTCTTGAGCAGGTTTACAGAATGGGATTAAGCAGCGGAGAACTTATCATAGCTGAAGAGATTCTTGGCAACCTGGAAGATGACGGTTATTTGAGAATTTCACTGGAAGAAATAAAGGAAGATATTGCAGAAAAGTATTCAGCTGAAACAGACATTGCTGAAATAGAGCACGTTCTGAATATTGTACAGAATCTTGACCCGCCCGGGATAGCAGCAAGAAATCTGCAGGAATGCCTTTCTATACAATTAAAAGATCTCTCAAACGGCTTAGATGATAATGACCGGGAATTGTGTCTCAAAATGATAAATGAGCATTTTGAAGAATTTAAGCTGAAGCATTTTGAAAAGCTTGCCAAGCTGCTGAATGTAAACCTTGAAAAAATTAACGAGCTTTTTGAAATTATCCACAGGCTGAATCCCGCACCGGGCAAACAGGATACAGCTGCAGATTATATTATTCCTGATTTTATTGTAAGGGAAGTGGACGGAAATTTAATTGTAGAGCTAACCGGAAGCTCTAAACCGGGGATAAAGATCAGCAAGAAATACATGGAAATGCTTAAAGATAAATCGACAGGCAAGGATACCAGGGATTTTCTTAAAAATAAGGTTGAATCAGCGCGTTGGTTCATTAATGCTATTGAATCAAGAAGAGAAACCATGCTTAAGATCATGAATGCAATTGTGAACAGGCAAATGGAATTTTTCACTTCACACGGCGAAAATTTAAAGCCAATGTTTGAAAAAGATATCGCAGAAGATATCAATATGGATATTTCAACCGTTAGCAGAGTAGTGCGCGGCAAATATGTTCAAACAGATTTCGGAATTTTTGATCTGAAATACTTTTTTTCTGCAGCAATGAAAACCGAGAGCGGTGAAGATGTTTCAAACAGGATATATATGGATAAAATAAGGGAATTGGTTGAAAAAGAAGATAAATCTAAACCGCTAAGCGATGAAAAAATAGCTGAATTAATGAATAATGAAGGGTTTAATCTGGCTAGAAGAACAGTTGCTAAATACAGGGAAAATATGAAAATACCGAAAGCTACTTTAAGAAGAAAAATCATATTGAACTAA
- the hslV gene encoding ATP-dependent protease subunit HslV, with product MKNKILSTTVVGLIKDGKAAMGSDGQVTVSNTVLKHNTKKVRKIYNNKVLAGFAGSTADALTLFEKFEAKLEQYKGNLPRAAVELAKDWRTDRYLRRLEALLAVMDSKHAFIISGNGDVIEPDDGIVAIGSGGSFATAAARMLVKYSDLPSVEIVKEALNTAADICIYTNHSVTIEEL from the coding sequence TTGAAGAATAAAATATTAAGCACTACAGTTGTTGGATTGATCAAAGACGGCAAAGCAGCAATGGGCAGTGACGGACAGGTAACAGTTTCAAATACAGTATTAAAGCATAACACGAAAAAAGTCCGCAAAATTTATAATAATAAGGTGCTGGCCGGATTTGCCGGCTCAACTGCTGATGCATTAACCCTATTTGAAAAGTTTGAAGCCAAGCTGGAGCAGTATAAAGGCAACCTGCCAAGAGCCGCAGTTGAGCTAGCAAAGGACTGGCGGACAGACAGGTATTTGCGCAGGCTTGAAGCATTACTGGCTGTTATGGATAGCAAGCATGCATTCATTATTTCCGGTAACGGCGATGTTATTGAACCTGATGACGGAATTGTAGCCATCGGCTCAGGCGGCAGCTTTGCTACTGCAGCTGCAAGAATGCTTGTTAAATATTCAGACCTGCCTTCAGTTGAAATTGTTAAAGAAGCACTTAATACAGCTGCCGATATTTGCATATATACGAACCACAGTGTGACTATTGAAGAACTTTAA
- the hslU gene encoding ATP-dependent protease ATPase subunit HslU, translating to MSENTEDKIISEDNLLPEEEKNTAKPVNGKTEKKPRAKKEQKHEENLLLKELTPSQIVGELDKYIIGQNNAKKSVAIALRNRWRRKQISDGLREEIMPNNIILIGPTGVGKTEIARRLAKLSNAPFIKVEASKFTEVGYVGRDVESIVRELTDLGVTMVKSEKSIEVQKKAEYLAEERLLDILIPPVKKKHDDASAAQATLGFTATSTAPVGEEDKEDNFKTREKFREKLQKGELDERVIEIDISGDGMPMMQVMGPIGLDDLGVNLQDLFSSVMPKKMKKRKMTVKEARVVLVQEEAHKLIDMDSVIKEAITRVQEYGIVFIDEIDKIAGPQGKGQGPDVSREGVQRDLLPIVEGSSVTTKYGSVKTDHVLFIASGAFHVAKPSDLIPELQGRFPIRVELNSLTEEDFVKILTQPQNALLKQYEALLRSEGVELVFEEDGIFEVAKIAAEVNEQVENIGARRLHTILSTVLEEILYNTPDKNAEKKIVVDKDLVNEKLKDIVKNRDLSRYIL from the coding sequence ATGTCAGAAAATACGGAAGATAAAATAATATCAGAAGATAATTTATTACCCGAAGAAGAAAAAAACACAGCAAAACCTGTGAACGGGAAAACCGAAAAAAAACCAAGAGCAAAAAAAGAGCAAAAGCATGAAGAGAATCTGCTTCTGAAAGAATTAACTCCTTCTCAAATAGTTGGCGAGCTTGATAAATATATAATAGGGCAGAATAATGCTAAAAAATCGGTTGCAATTGCACTTAGAAACAGGTGGAGAAGAAAACAGATATCAGACGGCCTTCGTGAAGAAATTATGCCTAATAATATCATTCTAATAGGACCCACCGGTGTAGGTAAAACTGAAATTGCGCGCAGGCTTGCAAAGCTTTCGAACGCACCGTTCATAAAAGTAGAAGCTTCAAAATTCACTGAAGTTGGTTATGTTGGCAGGGATGTTGAATCAATAGTGCGTGAGCTTACTGATCTTGGTGTAACAATGGTTAAATCAGAAAAGAGCATAGAGGTTCAGAAGAAAGCGGAATATCTTGCAGAAGAAAGGCTGCTTGATATTCTTATACCTCCGGTAAAGAAAAAACATGATGATGCCTCAGCAGCCCAGGCTACGCTGGGATTTACAGCCACATCAACTGCGCCCGTTGGGGAAGAAGATAAAGAAGATAATTTCAAAACACGCGAAAAATTCCGTGAAAAGCTGCAAAAAGGTGAGCTTGATGAAAGAGTTATAGAAATTGATATAAGCGGTGATGGTATGCCTATGATGCAGGTAATGGGTCCGATCGGGCTTGATGACCTTGGTGTAAACCTGCAGGATCTTTTCAGCAGTGTAATGCCAAAGAAGATGAAAAAACGCAAGATGACAGTTAAAGAAGCGCGTGTAGTGCTTGTGCAGGAAGAGGCTCATAAGCTTATTGATATGGATTCAGTGATTAAAGAGGCAATTACAAGGGTTCAGGAATATGGAATAGTATTTATTGATGAAATAGATAAGATTGCCGGACCTCAGGGAAAAGGGCAGGGACCCGATGTTTCACGGGAAGGTGTTCAGCGTGACCTTCTGCCTATTGTTGAAGGTTCAAGTGTAACTACTAAATACGGCTCAGTTAAAACAGACCATGTCCTTTTCATTGCAAGCGGAGCTTTTCATGTGGCAAAACCAAGTGACCTTATCCCGGAGCTTCAGGGTAGATTCCCCATAAGAGTTGAGCTTAACAGCTTAACTGAAGAAGACTTCGTTAAGATTTTAACCCAGCCGCAGAATGCATTACTTAAGCAATACGAAGCGCTCCTGAGATCAGAAGGTGTTGAGCTGGTATTTGAAGAGGACGGAATATTTGAAGTGGCTAAAATTGCTGCAGAAGTAAATGAACAGGTCGAAAATATCGGTGCAAGAAGGCTGCATACTATTCTTTCAACTGTTCTTGAAGAGATATTATACAATACACCGGATAAAAATGCTGAAAAGAAGATAGTTGTAGATAAAGATCTGGTAAATGAAAAGCTTAAGGATATTGTTAAGAACAGAGACTTAAGCAGGTATATTCTGTAA